A genome region from Anopheles stephensi strain Indian chromosome 2, UCI_ANSTEP_V1.0, whole genome shotgun sequence includes the following:
- the LOC118504317 gene encoding monocarboxylate transporter 9 isoform X1: MSVCVFLNRKNKCKKPPLRCQSMLLVSCEITSSREAAREYGAPRKMPPQNTIELTTKPEAENGATGKLLPANGNGETAKDKEDPPTTTLIVPPDGGWGWLVMVASFFCNVIVDGIVMNVGSFLGPIRDEFGVSEAEVALVSSLLSGFYLLTGPFVSALANRWGFRIVTIIGSIVAALGFFASQYATSIVFLYITFGFVGGVGFCFIYVPSVITVGYYFEKWRAVATGIALCGSGVGTFIFSPVNAMLIESLGWRSALVAQAAIILFCIACGAIFRPIQPTEVTATKTDDTPADKGILLGEGLPVVYTRPLPEGRYAYSMPNSSHNTWMGANPNYQYPTAAEIFRQGSGHNLDRRPSHTSGQLVSHNLQSTTKKLEKIQKRLAGQMTPDDTIHAHGFATAHHELNPVGEADEEETENGTLLTAPEQQAATITTASTRRHTVSGRRPNEPANSRHGSRRTLNDGARPMYRDDIFFTGSLARIPQYKSQTSLGYHMSVTRLPTQADVEETETEQCMVCPEAVRRTLATMLDMSLLKSPSFMMLAFSGFLTMMGFFVPFLYVKQRAVAGGMADEVSTFIVSAIGISNTIARVVCGLLTSFKNINALHLNNAAITLGGIATMISGIYITEAYQFTYAGIFGLAIACFSALRSILVVDLMGLEKLTNAFGILCLFQGIAAFLGAPIAGYFTELTGSYDASFYISGALITLSAILCYPLAIVNRWEKQRAAKKDSQKV; encoded by the exons atgagtgtgtgtgtattcttGAATCGGAAGAATAAGTGTAAGAAACCACCTCTTCGATGCCAATCAATGTTGCTTGTCTCATGCGAAATCACATCGTCACGTGAAGCCGCTCGAGAGTATGGCGCACCGCGGAAG ATGCCGCCACAGAATACGATCGAGTTGACCACCAAACCGGAAGCGGAGAATGGTGCTACCGGAAAACTTTTGCCCGCCAACGGTAATGGTGAGACGGCAAAGGACAAGGAGGATCCACCCACAACCACACTGATCGTACCACCGGACGGTGGTTGGGGATGGCTGGTAATGGTGGCGTCCTTCTTCTGCAACGTGATCGTGGACGGTATCGTGATGAACGTCGGCAGCTTCTTGGGCCCGATACGGGACGAGTTCGGTGTTAGTGAGGCGGAAGTGGCCCTGGTCAGCTCGTTGCTGAGTGGGTTTTACCTGCTGACCGGTCCGTTCGTTAGTGCACTTGCTAACCGTTGGGGTTTCCGGATCGTGACGATCATCGGTTCGATTGTGGCCGCCCTAGGATTCTTCGCGTCGCAGTACGCCACAAGCATAGTGTTCCTGTACATAACGTTCGGGTTTGTTGGTGGCGTTGGATTCTGTTTCATCTACGTACCTTCGGTCATCACCGTCGGATATTACTTCGAAAAGTGGCGTGCGGTCGCGACGGGTATCGCTTTGTGTGGTTCGGGAGTCGGTACGTTCATCTTCTCTCCCGTAAACGCGATGCTAATCGAGTCGCTTGGTTGGCGCAGCGCTCTTGTTGCACAGGCGGCCATTATCCTGTTTTGCATCGCATGCGGTGCTATTTTCCGGCCGATCCAACCGACCGAGGTAACCGCTACCAAAACCGATGATACCCCGGCGGATAAGGGTATCCTGCTGGGCGAGGGCTTACCGGTCGTCTACACAAGACCTTTGCCTGAAGGACGCTACGCCTACTCGATGCCAAACAGTTCGCACAACACGTGGATGGGAGCGAACCCGAACTACCAGTATCCGACCGCTGCCGAGATCTTCCGTCAGGGCAGTGGGCACAATCTCGATCGCCGACCATCGCACACATCCGGTCAGCTGGTTAGTCACAATTTGCAAAGCACCACCAAGAAGCTGGAGAAGATCCAGAAACGCCTCGCCGGAcaaatgacaccggacgatacGATTCATGCGCACGGTTTCGCTACGGCACACCATGAACTGAATCCTGTCGGTGAGGCGGACGAGGAAGAGACAGAGAATGGGACACTGCTAACGGCACCGGAGCAGCAAGCTGCCACAATCACGACGGCATCGACTCGCCGGCATACCGTATCTGGACGACGACCGAACGAACCGGCCAACTCGCGGCATGGCTCACGAAGAACGCTGAACGACGGTGCTCGCCCAATGTATCGTGACGATATCTTCTTCACCGGCTCCCTTGCACGAATTCCACAGTACAAGTCGCAAACGTCCCTCGGTTACCATATGTCTGTGACGCGGTTGCCGACACAGGCCGATGTTGAGGAAACGGAAACCGAACAGTGCATGGtatgtccggaagcggtccgcCGTACACTGGCTACTATGTTGGATATGTCGCTACTGAAGTCACCCTCATTCATGATGCTAGCCTTCAGCGGGTTCCTTACGATGATGGGctttttcgttccgttcctgtACGTCAAGCAACGTGCCGTGGCCGGTGGAATGGCAGATGAGGTGTCTACGTTTATCGTTTCGGCTATCG GTATTTCCAACACAATTGCTAGGGTGGTCTGCGGATTGCTGACATCCTTCAAGAATATCAACGCACTGCATTTGAACAATGCTGCAATCACGCTGGGAGGCATAGCGACAATGATCAGTGGTATCTACATTACCGAAGCTTACCAGTTTACGTACGCGGGTATCTTTGGACTTGCAATAG CTTGTTTCTCTGCGCTACGTTCAATTCTGGTGGTCGATCTGATGGGACTGGAAAAGCTCACCAACGCCTTCGGTATTTTGTGCCTGTTCCAGGGCATTGCTGCGTTCCTTGGTGCACCGATAGCAG GATACTTTACCGAGCTGACTGGCAGCTATGATGCTTCGTTTTACATTTCCGGTGCTCTTATCACACTGTCGGCCATTCTCTGCTACCCGCTGGCCATTGTGAACCGATGGGAAAAACAACGTGCCGCTAAGAAGGACTCGCAGAAAGTTTAG
- the LOC118504317 gene encoding monocarboxylate transporter 9 isoform X3 encodes MPPQNTIELTTKPEAENGATGKLLPANGNGETAKDKEDPPTTTLIVPPDGGWGWLVMVASFFCNVIVDGIVMNVGSFLGPIRDEFGVSEAEVALVSSLLSGFYLLTGPFVSALANRWGFRIVTIIGSIVAALGFFASQYATSIVFLYITFGFVGGVGFCFIYVPSVITVGYYFEKWRAVATGIALCGSGVGTFIFSPVNAMLIESLGWRSALVAQAAIILFCIACGAIFRPIQPTEVTATKTDDTPADKGILLGEGLPVVYTRPLPEGRYAYSMPNSSHNTWMGANPNYQYPTAAEIFRQGSGHNLDRRPSHTSGQLVSHNLQSTTKKLEKIQKRLAGQMTPDDTIHAHGFATAHHELNPVGEADEEETENGTLLTAPEQQAATITTASTRRHTVSGRRPNEPANSRHGSRRTLNDGARPMYRDDIFFTGSLARIPQYKSQTSLGYHMSVTRLPTQADVEETETEQCMVCPEAVRRTLATMLDMSLLKSPSFMMLAFSGFLTMMGFFVPFLYVKQRAVAGGMADEVSTFIVSAIGISNTIARVVCGLLTSFKNINALHLNNAAITLGGIATMISGIYITEAYQFTYAGIFGLAIACFSALRSILVVDLMGLEKLTNAFGILCLFQGIAAFLGAPIAGYFTELTGSYDASFYISGALITLSAILCYPLAIVNRWEKQRAAKKDSQKV; translated from the exons ATGCCGCCACAGAATACGATCGAGTTGACCACCAAACCGGAAGCGGAGAATGGTGCTACCGGAAAACTTTTGCCCGCCAACGGTAATGGTGAGACGGCAAAGGACAAGGAGGATCCACCCACAACCACACTGATCGTACCACCGGACGGTGGTTGGGGATGGCTGGTAATGGTGGCGTCCTTCTTCTGCAACGTGATCGTGGACGGTATCGTGATGAACGTCGGCAGCTTCTTGGGCCCGATACGGGACGAGTTCGGTGTTAGTGAGGCGGAAGTGGCCCTGGTCAGCTCGTTGCTGAGTGGGTTTTACCTGCTGACCGGTCCGTTCGTTAGTGCACTTGCTAACCGTTGGGGTTTCCGGATCGTGACGATCATCGGTTCGATTGTGGCCGCCCTAGGATTCTTCGCGTCGCAGTACGCCACAAGCATAGTGTTCCTGTACATAACGTTCGGGTTTGTTGGTGGCGTTGGATTCTGTTTCATCTACGTACCTTCGGTCATCACCGTCGGATATTACTTCGAAAAGTGGCGTGCGGTCGCGACGGGTATCGCTTTGTGTGGTTCGGGAGTCGGTACGTTCATCTTCTCTCCCGTAAACGCGATGCTAATCGAGTCGCTTGGTTGGCGCAGCGCTCTTGTTGCACAGGCGGCCATTATCCTGTTTTGCATCGCATGCGGTGCTATTTTCCGGCCGATCCAACCGACCGAGGTAACCGCTACCAAAACCGATGATACCCCGGCGGATAAGGGTATCCTGCTGGGCGAGGGCTTACCGGTCGTCTACACAAGACCTTTGCCTGAAGGACGCTACGCCTACTCGATGCCAAACAGTTCGCACAACACGTGGATGGGAGCGAACCCGAACTACCAGTATCCGACCGCTGCCGAGATCTTCCGTCAGGGCAGTGGGCACAATCTCGATCGCCGACCATCGCACACATCCGGTCAGCTGGTTAGTCACAATTTGCAAAGCACCACCAAGAAGCTGGAGAAGATCCAGAAACGCCTCGCCGGAcaaatgacaccggacgatacGATTCATGCGCACGGTTTCGCTACGGCACACCATGAACTGAATCCTGTCGGTGAGGCGGACGAGGAAGAGACAGAGAATGGGACACTGCTAACGGCACCGGAGCAGCAAGCTGCCACAATCACGACGGCATCGACTCGCCGGCATACCGTATCTGGACGACGACCGAACGAACCGGCCAACTCGCGGCATGGCTCACGAAGAACGCTGAACGACGGTGCTCGCCCAATGTATCGTGACGATATCTTCTTCACCGGCTCCCTTGCACGAATTCCACAGTACAAGTCGCAAACGTCCCTCGGTTACCATATGTCTGTGACGCGGTTGCCGACACAGGCCGATGTTGAGGAAACGGAAACCGAACAGTGCATGGtatgtccggaagcggtccgcCGTACACTGGCTACTATGTTGGATATGTCGCTACTGAAGTCACCCTCATTCATGATGCTAGCCTTCAGCGGGTTCCTTACGATGATGGGctttttcgttccgttcctgtACGTCAAGCAACGTGCCGTGGCCGGTGGAATGGCAGATGAGGTGTCTACGTTTATCGTTTCGGCTATCG GTATTTCCAACACAATTGCTAGGGTGGTCTGCGGATTGCTGACATCCTTCAAGAATATCAACGCACTGCATTTGAACAATGCTGCAATCACGCTGGGAGGCATAGCGACAATGATCAGTGGTATCTACATTACCGAAGCTTACCAGTTTACGTACGCGGGTATCTTTGGACTTGCAATAG CTTGTTTCTCTGCGCTACGTTCAATTCTGGTGGTCGATCTGATGGGACTGGAAAAGCTCACCAACGCCTTCGGTATTTTGTGCCTGTTCCAGGGCATTGCTGCGTTCCTTGGTGCACCGATAGCAG GATACTTTACCGAGCTGACTGGCAGCTATGATGCTTCGTTTTACATTTCCGGTGCTCTTATCACACTGTCGGCCATTCTCTGCTACCCGCTGGCCATTGTGAACCGATGGGAAAAACAACGTGCCGCTAAGAAGGACTCGCAGAAAGTTTAG
- the LOC118504319 gene encoding major facilitator superfamily domain-containing protein 6 → MQPFSNDYGGGYGGNGYDQQPQQEIPMRPQGVARPMVDPEAMGEVDPTLYPQAKESTHKIRGKSDILEMVFGSVDQELLPVKTFYFFFYSAFGSLFPLMGVYFKQMGMNPGQCGLLIGTRPFVEFLSAPFWGSYADRCKKGKMLLLASLAAWIIFTLPLGFIQPPATSCIERKNATDFELRTPQVPRILKRSIDESMLEEISFGKYATDSDSSFTRVERAARPVAAAGVSPLDVSYANNFNEKLHRDWVSPLFSSIVYRTADIQKAFFLLLLLVIIGEFFSAPAITLADSAVITILGEDADRYGHQRMFGSLGWGLAMFFVGIALDHSTAFPDHPCGPEKQEKNYTICFATFSVLMGAALISATQIQFKYDYSETQEPVQVEKVPQEPTHEEQMQAQLAQQLQLPSLAASGTGMASAAPPPAALGAQTKMFAQTTREMPEWVTVLKQFKNLKCASFLFVAWFMGFGIGLIFTFLFWHLQDYGGSPTLFGVASVINHISEIFAYFFSFRLITQIGHVKVLCLGLVGNILRFLYISYLKNPWWVLPFEFMQGITHAAVWAACCSYIAHNTPQHLRSSAQGVLQGLHHGLGRGCGAVIGGMFVTYFGTTATFRGYGVICILVLAAFVFINFYRKDEGFISEIPTTEDPHQVAEETAHLAPHGVPSNPIPRALSSTRLNEIGQQNVDNGYGTYQTTGGALDVPGGAPKNPFGAPQGNVYGGNQY, encoded by the exons ATGCAACCCTTCTCGAACGACTACGGTGGAGGGTACGGTGGCAATGGATACGACCAGCAACCGCAGCAAGAAATTCCGATGCGTCCACAGGGTGTCGCACGGCCGATGGTTGACCCGGAGGCCATGGGTGAGGTAGACCCTACACT ATACCCCCAGGCGAAGGAATCGACACACAAGATCCGGGGCAAGTCGGACATACTGGAGATGGTGTTCGGATCCGTCGACCAGGAACTGCTGCCAGTGAAGAcgttttacttcttcttctactccGCCTTCGGTTCACTGTTTCCGCTGATGGGTGTCTACTTTAAGCAGATGGGTATGAATCCTGGTCAGTGTGGGTTACTGATCGGTACGCGTCCGTTTGTGGAGTTCCTCTCGGCTCCATTCTGGGGTAGTTACGCTGATCG TtgtaaaaaaggtaaaatgcTATTGCTGGCGTCACTTGCGGCATGGATTATCTTTACACTACCGCTCGGCTTTATTCAACCTCCGGCTACGAGCTGTATCGAGCGAAAGAATGCAACCGATTTCGAGCTCCGAACACCTCAAGTACCTCGTATTCTGAAGCGCTCCATCGACGAGAGCATGCTGGAAGAGATCAGTTTCGGCAAATATGCCACGGATAGTGACAGCTCCTTCACCCG GGTGGAACGCGCGGCTCGGCCAGTTGCAGCTGCGGGAGTATCCCCGTTGGATGTAAGCTACGCCAACAACTTCAACGAAAAGCTGCATCGCGATTGGGTATCGCCGTTGTTCTCGTCGATCGTTTATCGTACAGCG GACATTCAAAAAGCGTTCTTCttgttgctgctactggtCATTATTGGCGAGTTCTTTAGTGCACCAGCCATCACACTGGCGGATTCAGCCGTCATCACGATCCTCGGTGAGGATGCCGATCGATACGGCCATCAGCGTATGTTCGGCTCTTTAGGTTGGGGATTGGCCATGTTCTTTGTCGGCATAGCGTTGGACCATTCGACAGCATTCCCGGACCATCCGTGCGGTCCGGAAAAGCAGGAGAAGAACTACACCATCTGCTTTGCCACGTTCTCGGTACTGATGGGAGCGGCCCTGATCTCCGCCACACAGATCCAATTCAAATATGACTACTCG GAGACCCAAGAACCTGTCCAGGTGGAGAAGGTACCACAAGAACCGACGCACGAGGAACAAATGCAGGCTCAGCTGGCGCAACAGCTGCAGTTGCCGTCGCTTGCGGCCTCCGGAACAGGGATGGCTAGTGCAGCACCACCTCCAGCAGCTCTCGGTGCCCAG ACAAAAATGTTTGCCCAAACTACACGCGAAATGCCGGAATGGGTAACGGTGCTGAAGCAGTTCAAGAATCTCAAGTGTGCCTCGTTCCTGTTCGTTGCGTGGTTCATGGGCTTCGGTATCGGGCTCATCTTTACCTTCCTGTTCTGGCATCTGCAAGACTACGGTGGTTCGCCAACACTGTTCGGTGTCGCCTCGGTCATCAACCATATCTCGGAAATCTTTGCCTACTTCTTCAGCTTCCGCCTGATCACACAGATCGGTCACGTGAAGGTACTCTGTCTGGGGTTGGTCGGTAACATTCTTCGCTTCCTATACATCTCCTACCTGAAGAACCCGTGGTGGGTGCTGCCGTTCGAGTTTATGCAGG GTATCACTCATGCTGCCGTCTGGGCTGCTTGCTGTTCGTACATCGCGCACAATACACCCCAACACTTACGATCATCTGCACAAG GAGTACTGCAAGGACTTCATCACGGATTGGGTAGAGGCTGTGGGGCTGTCATTGGCGGAATGTTCGTCACCTACTTTGGTACAACGGCCACCTTCCGTGGTTATGGCGTGATCTGCATTTTGGTACTTGCCGCATTTGTGTTCATCAACTTCTACCGCAAAGATGAAGGCTTCATCTCAGAAATTCCTACCACGGAGGATCCTCATCAG GTCGCAGAAGAGACGGCCCATCTGGCTCCTCACGGTGTTCCAAGCAATCCTATTCCACGGGCCCTCTCCAGCACGCGACTCAACGAGATCGGTCAGCAGAACGTTGATAATGGCTATGGCACCTATCAGACGACCGGTGGAGCTTTGGATGTGCCTGGTGGTGCTCCAAAGAATCCGTTCGGTGCACCGCAAGGTAACGTGTATGGCGGAAACCAGTACTAA
- the LOC118504317 gene encoding monocarboxylate transporter 9 isoform X2 → MMQTKKLKIHQNEGSYAVCSMQWIREVVEMPPQNTIELTTKPEAENGATGKLLPANGNGETAKDKEDPPTTTLIVPPDGGWGWLVMVASFFCNVIVDGIVMNVGSFLGPIRDEFGVSEAEVALVSSLLSGFYLLTGPFVSALANRWGFRIVTIIGSIVAALGFFASQYATSIVFLYITFGFVGGVGFCFIYVPSVITVGYYFEKWRAVATGIALCGSGVGTFIFSPVNAMLIESLGWRSALVAQAAIILFCIACGAIFRPIQPTEVTATKTDDTPADKGILLGEGLPVVYTRPLPEGRYAYSMPNSSHNTWMGANPNYQYPTAAEIFRQGSGHNLDRRPSHTSGQLVSHNLQSTTKKLEKIQKRLAGQMTPDDTIHAHGFATAHHELNPVGEADEEETENGTLLTAPEQQAATITTASTRRHTVSGRRPNEPANSRHGSRRTLNDGARPMYRDDIFFTGSLARIPQYKSQTSLGYHMSVTRLPTQADVEETETEQCMVCPEAVRRTLATMLDMSLLKSPSFMMLAFSGFLTMMGFFVPFLYVKQRAVAGGMADEVSTFIVSAIGISNTIARVVCGLLTSFKNINALHLNNAAITLGGIATMISGIYITEAYQFTYAGIFGLAIACFSALRSILVVDLMGLEKLTNAFGILCLFQGIAAFLGAPIAGYFTELTGSYDASFYISGALITLSAILCYPLAIVNRWEKQRAAKKDSQKV, encoded by the exons ATGATgcagacaaaaaaattaaaaatccaCCAAAACGAAGGCTCGTACGCGGTGTGTAGCATGCAGTGGATACGCGAAGTTGTGGAG ATGCCGCCACAGAATACGATCGAGTTGACCACCAAACCGGAAGCGGAGAATGGTGCTACCGGAAAACTTTTGCCCGCCAACGGTAATGGTGAGACGGCAAAGGACAAGGAGGATCCACCCACAACCACACTGATCGTACCACCGGACGGTGGTTGGGGATGGCTGGTAATGGTGGCGTCCTTCTTCTGCAACGTGATCGTGGACGGTATCGTGATGAACGTCGGCAGCTTCTTGGGCCCGATACGGGACGAGTTCGGTGTTAGTGAGGCGGAAGTGGCCCTGGTCAGCTCGTTGCTGAGTGGGTTTTACCTGCTGACCGGTCCGTTCGTTAGTGCACTTGCTAACCGTTGGGGTTTCCGGATCGTGACGATCATCGGTTCGATTGTGGCCGCCCTAGGATTCTTCGCGTCGCAGTACGCCACAAGCATAGTGTTCCTGTACATAACGTTCGGGTTTGTTGGTGGCGTTGGATTCTGTTTCATCTACGTACCTTCGGTCATCACCGTCGGATATTACTTCGAAAAGTGGCGTGCGGTCGCGACGGGTATCGCTTTGTGTGGTTCGGGAGTCGGTACGTTCATCTTCTCTCCCGTAAACGCGATGCTAATCGAGTCGCTTGGTTGGCGCAGCGCTCTTGTTGCACAGGCGGCCATTATCCTGTTTTGCATCGCATGCGGTGCTATTTTCCGGCCGATCCAACCGACCGAGGTAACCGCTACCAAAACCGATGATACCCCGGCGGATAAGGGTATCCTGCTGGGCGAGGGCTTACCGGTCGTCTACACAAGACCTTTGCCTGAAGGACGCTACGCCTACTCGATGCCAAACAGTTCGCACAACACGTGGATGGGAGCGAACCCGAACTACCAGTATCCGACCGCTGCCGAGATCTTCCGTCAGGGCAGTGGGCACAATCTCGATCGCCGACCATCGCACACATCCGGTCAGCTGGTTAGTCACAATTTGCAAAGCACCACCAAGAAGCTGGAGAAGATCCAGAAACGCCTCGCCGGAcaaatgacaccggacgatacGATTCATGCGCACGGTTTCGCTACGGCACACCATGAACTGAATCCTGTCGGTGAGGCGGACGAGGAAGAGACAGAGAATGGGACACTGCTAACGGCACCGGAGCAGCAAGCTGCCACAATCACGACGGCATCGACTCGCCGGCATACCGTATCTGGACGACGACCGAACGAACCGGCCAACTCGCGGCATGGCTCACGAAGAACGCTGAACGACGGTGCTCGCCCAATGTATCGTGACGATATCTTCTTCACCGGCTCCCTTGCACGAATTCCACAGTACAAGTCGCAAACGTCCCTCGGTTACCATATGTCTGTGACGCGGTTGCCGACACAGGCCGATGTTGAGGAAACGGAAACCGAACAGTGCATGGtatgtccggaagcggtccgcCGTACACTGGCTACTATGTTGGATATGTCGCTACTGAAGTCACCCTCATTCATGATGCTAGCCTTCAGCGGGTTCCTTACGATGATGGGctttttcgttccgttcctgtACGTCAAGCAACGTGCCGTGGCCGGTGGAATGGCAGATGAGGTGTCTACGTTTATCGTTTCGGCTATCG GTATTTCCAACACAATTGCTAGGGTGGTCTGCGGATTGCTGACATCCTTCAAGAATATCAACGCACTGCATTTGAACAATGCTGCAATCACGCTGGGAGGCATAGCGACAATGATCAGTGGTATCTACATTACCGAAGCTTACCAGTTTACGTACGCGGGTATCTTTGGACTTGCAATAG CTTGTTTCTCTGCGCTACGTTCAATTCTGGTGGTCGATCTGATGGGACTGGAAAAGCTCACCAACGCCTTCGGTATTTTGTGCCTGTTCCAGGGCATTGCTGCGTTCCTTGGTGCACCGATAGCAG GATACTTTACCGAGCTGACTGGCAGCTATGATGCTTCGTTTTACATTTCCGGTGCTCTTATCACACTGTCGGCCATTCTCTGCTACCCGCTGGCCATTGTGAACCGATGGGAAAAACAACGTGCCGCTAAGAAGGACTCGCAGAAAGTTTAG